From Juglans regia cultivar Chandler chromosome 6, Walnut 2.0, whole genome shotgun sequence, the proteins below share one genomic window:
- the LOC108980744 gene encoding uncharacterized protein LOC108980744 isoform X2, which produces MASDLQAAEEQQQPSQTIQIYPPSSDVISPFWREKYEREAKKYWDIFYKRHQDRFFKDRHYLDKEWGHHFSVGCGAGNTIFPLLATYPDIFVYACDFSPRAVNLVQMHKDFNESRVSAFVCDLTVDDLSKQISSSSLDIVTMIFVLSAVSPEKMSLALQNIRKVLKPNGYVLFRDYATGDLAQERFTLKDQKISENFYVRGDGTRAFYFSEEFLRNLFKENGFDVEELGLCCKQVENRSRELVMNRRWIQAVFRLSDDVNSSSSMEAAVKGFSGQEDIEAGVKENSLMGLVKNFEVDMAEGVAADMFGTSLSNDFEMIDVNLRGSNYKIRVLSREYQHTCKSTGLMLWESARLVASVLAGNPSIVAGKRVLELGSGCGGICSMVAAGSADLVVATDGDISILDLLTQNITSNLKPPFLSKLITKRVQWGNKDHIEAIKEISNRGFDIIIGTDVTYIPEAILPLFETAKELISSKGGITWEQEPVFILCHVLRRVDEPSILSAASKFGFRLIDKWPPGTQNNPSKSIICSWFSQNASEDDIPSTALNILYFQTE; this is translated from the exons ATGGCATCTGATTTGCAAGCAGCTGAGGAACAACAACAGCCATCCCAGACGATTCAAATTTATCCTCCCTCTAGCGATGTCATCTCCCCCTTCTGgcgag AGAAATATGAAAGAGAAGCTAAGAAGTATTGGGATATCTTTTACAAACGGCATCAAGATAGA TTTTTCAAAGATCGTCACTACTTGGACAAGGAGTGGGGCCACCATTTCTCT GTTGGCTGTGGAGCCGGAAACACTATCTTTCCCTTGCTTGCTACATATCCGGATATTTTTGTGTATGCATGCGATTTCTCACCACGTGCTGTTAACTTGGTTCAG ATGCATAAAGACTTCAATGAATCCCGAGTTAGTGCATTTGTTTGTGATTTGACAGTTGATGATCTAAGCAAGcaaatttcttcatcttcactTGATATAGTGACCATG ATTTTTGTGTTATCTGCAGTTTCCCCAGAGAAGATGTCTCTAGCGTTGCAGAACATTAGAAAAGTTCTCAAG ccAAATGGGTACGTGTTGTTTCGTGATTATGCTACTGGTGACCTTGCTCAG GAAAGGTTTACTCTCAAGGATCAAAAGATTAGTGAAAACTTTTATGTCAGGGGTGATGGCACT CGAGCTTTCTATTTTTCTGAAGAGTTCTTgagaaatttatttaaagaaaatggatttgATGTTGAAGAGCTTGGTTTGTGTTGCAAACAAGTTGAGAACCGCTCGAGGGAGTTGGTGATGAATCG GCGTTGGATCCAAGCTGTTTTCCGCCTTTCAGACGATGTAAATTCTTCTTCCAGTATGGAAGCTGCAGTTAAGGGTTTTTCTGGTCAAGAAGATATCGAGGCTGGAGTCAAGGAGAATTCATTGATGGGGCTTGTGAAAAACTTTGAAGTTGACATGGCTGAGGGTGTTGCAGCTGATATGTTTGGAACTTCACTTTCCAATGATTTTGAG ATGATTGATGTCAACCTTAGAGGATCTAACTACAAGATTAGAGTGCTGTCCAGAGAGTATCAACATACATGCAAATCAACCGGCTTGATGCTCTGGGAATCAGCTCGCCTAGTGGCTTCTGTACTAGCAGGAAATCCTAGCATCGTTGCTGGGAAAAGGGTGTTAGAGTTGGGGTCTGGCTGTGGAGGCATCTGCTCTATGGTTGCCGCTGGATCTGCTGACCTAGTAGTTGCCACTGATGGAGATATAAGTATTCTTGACCTATTGACCCAAAATATCACTTCAAATCTCAAGCCACCATTCCTTTCCAAGTTGATCACGAAGAGAGTACAGTGGGGGAATAAGGACCACATAGAAGCCATCAAGGAAATTAGTAATAGAGGGTTTGATATCATTATAGGCACAGATGTGACTTACATTCCTGAAGCCATTTTGCCCTTGTTTGAAACTGCCAAGGAATTGATTTCATCTAAAGGAGGCATTACATGGGAACAGGAACCTGTATTCATTCTTTGCCATGTCTTGCGCCGAGTCGATGAGCCATCCATACTTTCAGCTGCATCCAAATTTGGTTTTAGGCTTATTGATAAGTGGCCTCCAGGAACTCAGAATAATCCATCTAAAAGCATTATCTGTTCCTGGTTCTCACAGAATGCTTCTGAGGATGATATTCCAAGTACTGCATTGAATATATTGTACTTCCAAACAGAGTGA
- the LOC108980744 gene encoding uncharacterized protein LOC108980744 isoform X1 — MASDLQAAEEQQQPSQTIQIYPPSSDVISPFWREKYEREAKKYWDIFYKRHQDRFFKDRHYLDKEWGHHFSGSGRKEILEVGCGAGNTIFPLLATYPDIFVYACDFSPRAVNLVQMHKDFNESRVSAFVCDLTVDDLSKQISSSSLDIVTMIFVLSAVSPEKMSLALQNIRKVLKPNGYVLFRDYATGDLAQERFTLKDQKISENFYVRGDGTRAFYFSEEFLRNLFKENGFDVEELGLCCKQVENRSRELVMNRRWIQAVFRLSDDVNSSSSMEAAVKGFSGQEDIEAGVKENSLMGLVKNFEVDMAEGVAADMFGTSLSNDFEMIDVNLRGSNYKIRVLSREYQHTCKSTGLMLWESARLVASVLAGNPSIVAGKRVLELGSGCGGICSMVAAGSADLVVATDGDISILDLLTQNITSNLKPPFLSKLITKRVQWGNKDHIEAIKEISNRGFDIIIGTDVTYIPEAILPLFETAKELISSKGGITWEQEPVFILCHVLRRVDEPSILSAASKFGFRLIDKWPPGTQNNPSKSIICSWFSQNASEDDIPSTALNILYFQTE, encoded by the exons ATGGCATCTGATTTGCAAGCAGCTGAGGAACAACAACAGCCATCCCAGACGATTCAAATTTATCCTCCCTCTAGCGATGTCATCTCCCCCTTCTGgcgag AGAAATATGAAAGAGAAGCTAAGAAGTATTGGGATATCTTTTACAAACGGCATCAAGATAGA TTTTTCAAAGATCGTCACTACTTGGACAAGGAGTGGGGCCACCATTTCTCT GGATCAGGAAGAAAAGAGATTTTGGAG GTTGGCTGTGGAGCCGGAAACACTATCTTTCCCTTGCTTGCTACATATCCGGATATTTTTGTGTATGCATGCGATTTCTCACCACGTGCTGTTAACTTGGTTCAG ATGCATAAAGACTTCAATGAATCCCGAGTTAGTGCATTTGTTTGTGATTTGACAGTTGATGATCTAAGCAAGcaaatttcttcatcttcactTGATATAGTGACCATG ATTTTTGTGTTATCTGCAGTTTCCCCAGAGAAGATGTCTCTAGCGTTGCAGAACATTAGAAAAGTTCTCAAG ccAAATGGGTACGTGTTGTTTCGTGATTATGCTACTGGTGACCTTGCTCAG GAAAGGTTTACTCTCAAGGATCAAAAGATTAGTGAAAACTTTTATGTCAGGGGTGATGGCACT CGAGCTTTCTATTTTTCTGAAGAGTTCTTgagaaatttatttaaagaaaatggatttgATGTTGAAGAGCTTGGTTTGTGTTGCAAACAAGTTGAGAACCGCTCGAGGGAGTTGGTGATGAATCG GCGTTGGATCCAAGCTGTTTTCCGCCTTTCAGACGATGTAAATTCTTCTTCCAGTATGGAAGCTGCAGTTAAGGGTTTTTCTGGTCAAGAAGATATCGAGGCTGGAGTCAAGGAGAATTCATTGATGGGGCTTGTGAAAAACTTTGAAGTTGACATGGCTGAGGGTGTTGCAGCTGATATGTTTGGAACTTCACTTTCCAATGATTTTGAG ATGATTGATGTCAACCTTAGAGGATCTAACTACAAGATTAGAGTGCTGTCCAGAGAGTATCAACATACATGCAAATCAACCGGCTTGATGCTCTGGGAATCAGCTCGCCTAGTGGCTTCTGTACTAGCAGGAAATCCTAGCATCGTTGCTGGGAAAAGGGTGTTAGAGTTGGGGTCTGGCTGTGGAGGCATCTGCTCTATGGTTGCCGCTGGATCTGCTGACCTAGTAGTTGCCACTGATGGAGATATAAGTATTCTTGACCTATTGACCCAAAATATCACTTCAAATCTCAAGCCACCATTCCTTTCCAAGTTGATCACGAAGAGAGTACAGTGGGGGAATAAGGACCACATAGAAGCCATCAAGGAAATTAGTAATAGAGGGTTTGATATCATTATAGGCACAGATGTGACTTACATTCCTGAAGCCATTTTGCCCTTGTTTGAAACTGCCAAGGAATTGATTTCATCTAAAGGAGGCATTACATGGGAACAGGAACCTGTATTCATTCTTTGCCATGTCTTGCGCCGAGTCGATGAGCCATCCATACTTTCAGCTGCATCCAAATTTGGTTTTAGGCTTATTGATAAGTGGCCTCCAGGAACTCAGAATAATCCATCTAAAAGCATTATCTGTTCCTGGTTCTCACAGAATGCTTCTGAGGATGATATTCCAAGTACTGCATTGAATATATTGTACTTCCAAACAGAGTGA